The Rhodopirellula halodulae genome includes the window CGAGGTGGCAACATTCGGAGGAGCCTCGACGGCGCTAGGAATGACACGTGTGTGGCACTTCATCCGGGCACGGAGCGTGGTGGCAACATCTTGGCTCAAACACACCACACTCGCGGCTCGTGGATACAGGCGTTGACGAAGTGACTCCCGCGCGCGGCCAAGACTTTGGTGCCGGGGATCGCTCCGTTCACTGACCACCACCGGAAGACCAAGGCCGATGGTCGCCAGCAGTGTCAGCCAATTGGTGGCATCGCAAAAGGAGAGCACAACATCACAGCGATCATGGGTGATGGCTCGACGAAGTTCCCTCGCACGCGTCCAGAGTGACGTGGGTTGCTGTGGTGTTGAAAGCACGTCGAGTGAGACTCGTTGAACGCCGGAGTCGACTTCGTGTCGATCGTTCAATCCATCGTCCAGCGTGATCAGGGTGACCGAATGAGAACGTTGGGCCAGCCGCGAGGAGAGGCCTGCCATGACTCGTTCCGCACCGCCACCGTCGAGAGAATGAATCACGCAGGCGATCTTCATGGTTGACTCATCGGGGCGTTGAGTTTTCAAGTCGTCGGAAGTCGATGGTTTGACCGGAATGACTGTACGTATGCACGCGGAAAATTTCGGTTTGCATCGAATGTTCCGATTGCAACGGTTGTCAGGGTAACTACGGTGGAACGTACACGGGGGTGTTCAGTTTCAAACTTAGCCAATCAACCCCGATATGCTCCCGCTGGGAGAGAAAGCAGGTCAACCATGTTGTCTCGAACTTCCACCGTACTGCGGGCGATCGATCGCTCTCGTTGTGCGGTTCCGTCGATGGTCTTTGCGGCGGCCGTCGTGGTCGGATCGCTGTTTGGCGGCGAAGAAGCCTCGGCTCAGTCACCCTACGGTTTTGGATTCCAGCCATTTGGTTTTTACCAACCTTACGGCTCGGTTTATCGCAGTAGCATCCCCAATCCGCCGTACTTTGCCACTAACCCACCGGTCTACTACGGTTCGCGGCACTTCCGGCCCTATGGCGTCAGCCCGTTTGCGTCTCCGCCAGTGGTGAGTCCCGCTTGCGACTATCGCAGTCAGGCCGCGCCCGTGAACCAACGTCGTGGTTATGTGGGACCGGTTGCCAACCCGTTCATCTGCAAAGCGGGTGAATCATCGCCTCACTTGGTGTCCCACGCCAAGTCGAGTGGCACGGACAAGAACGCCGAGACGACTTTAGTTTCCAACACCGTCGATTTCACACCGGGCAAGGTGCGAACCAATCCATTCGCGACCAGCGAATTGCAGTTTGCAAGTCGCTGATGCCTTTGCTTTGAGTTGGCTTCCCTTGCCAGCTATACTTGCCGGGTCAAACCTGAATGTTCTCTGCGATCCACTCGGGTCGCAGAAGTTGAATCAGCAAAGCTTTTTGAGCGTGCATTCGATTGCCCGCTTGTTCAATGACAACGCTTTGCGGACCATCCATCACCTCATCGGTGATCTCCTCGCCTCGCACGGCGGGCAAACAATGGAGCACGCGAGCGGTCTTCGGGGCCGCTCGCAGTAGCTCTTCATTGACTTGGAAGTCTTTGAAGGCCGCACGGCGAACGATTGATTCAGCCTCTTGCCCCATGCTGGTCCACACGTCGGTGTAAATTGCATCGGCATCTTTGACCGCTGCGATCGGATCGTCGATCTGTTGCAGATTCGCGTTGGGGTATTTTGCCGTGATGCGGTCCAGCCAAGGTTGATCCAGTTCGTAACCTTCGGGGCAGGCGAGCGTGAAGCGAATGTCCAGCATCGCACAGGCAAGTGCCAACGACCTGGACACATTGTTGCCATCGCCGACGAAGACCATGTGGCGGCCTTTGACTTCACCAAAGTTTTCCTGCAATGTCAGCACGTCCGCGATGGCTTGGCAGGGGTGGCAAAGGTCCGTCAGACTATTGATGACCGGCACTGCGTTGTATTCAGCCAATTGTTCCACGCGGTCATGACCTTTGGCGCGGCATGCCACGGCGTCCACGAACTGCCCTAAGACCCTCGTAAAATCAGACGGTGATTCGCGTTTGCCCCAGCCAACATCTGCGCCGAGGAAAAGGCTGCTGCCGCCCAGGTGGGTCATCCCGGTTTCGAAGCTGACGCGAGTTCGCAAGCTGGGTTTTTCAAACAACAACGCCAAGGTGTAGCGTTCCAAAATGGCGGGGCGTTCGCCCTGTTTCAGCTTCGCTTTGAGGGTTTGAGCGGTCGCTAAGATCTGACGCAATTCTTGCGGTGTCAGGTCAAAGAGTGTTAGCAAGTGTCGCATCAGAATTTCTCCGTTTCCTCGTTGGTCTCGAACTCATCCAGTTCGACTTGTTCCAGTTCAGTTTGTTCTGTTTCTGTGGGTTGGGGGGCAGCTTGCGACTGCGGCGTTTCGTTCGGCTCCGCCTCGCCAACGATTTCCCTCTCATCGTCCGATTCACCGTTCAGCTCATCTTCATCTTCCAATTCTTCATCCGCTTCGAGGGCATCTTCCTCGTCGTCGGTTTCTTCTTCGTAATCTTCGTCCTCATCCGACGCAGGGTCATCGTCGGATTCGTTCGACTCGGGTGCATCAGCGTCGTCCCATGCCGAATGGTTGTCTTCCCAGGCATCGTCGGCGGGGCCCGCCGATTCATGTTCTTCTACCTCGTGGGCATCGTTCGACAGAATCGCGTCTCCTGCATCGTTGGTACCCGTTGACTCGGTTTCGCTCGCGATGTGTTCGTCCGAGCCGCCTTCCAGATCCGCCAGCACGCGGTCGATGCGATCGATCAACGCTTCCTGGTCTTCGTCGGAGATTAACAAGGGAGGCTGAAACAGGACCGAATGTTCGCTTGCAA containing:
- the argF gene encoding ornithine carbamoyltransferase is translated as MRHLLTLFDLTPQELRQILATAQTLKAKLKQGERPAILERYTLALLFEKPSLRTRVSFETGMTHLGGSSLFLGADVGWGKRESPSDFTRVLGQFVDAVACRAKGHDRVEQLAEYNAVPVINSLTDLCHPCQAIADVLTLQENFGEVKGRHMVFVGDGNNVSRSLALACAMLDIRFTLACPEGYELDQPWLDRITAKYPNANLQQIDDPIAAVKDADAIYTDVWTSMGQEAESIVRRAAFKDFQVNEELLRAAPKTARVLHCLPAVRGEEITDEVMDGPQSVVIEQAGNRMHAQKALLIQLLRPEWIAENIQV